One segment of Castanea sativa cultivar Marrone di Chiusa Pesio chromosome 3, ASM4071231v1 DNA contains the following:
- the LOC142628670 gene encoding uncharacterized protein LOC142628670, protein MSFNKEDARGVKQPHNDPLVITLTIERFNTKRILVDNSSSTDIMYLPAFQQLNLDPGRLHPFDSPLVSFSGDRVYPKGIVTLKVTVRTYPRQLTRQLDFLVVDCPSSYNVIIGRPTLNQWKVATSAYYLKVKFLTKDGVGEVKGDQVLAKECYQAVLAAKGNHTWTIEEEKEDKLEALEAVELVEGEAAKVMRIGTTLGLEMRTKLIQFLRENLDVFAWSHEDMPGISPKVIQHKLNVDPGRKPIQQRRRVFALEWNQAITDEVNKLL, encoded by the coding sequence ATGTCTTTCAACAAAGAGGATGCTCGAGGAGTGAAGCAGCCACATAATGACCCTTTGGTTATAACGCTCACAATTGAAAGGTTCAATACCAAGAGGATCCTTGTAGACAACAGTAGCTCCACTGACATCATGTACTTACCGGCCTTCCAGCAGCTGAACTTAGATCCTGGGAGATTGCACCCATTTGACTCCCCCCTTGTTAGCTTCAGTGGGGACAGGGTATATCCCAAGGGCATAGTGACGTTAAAAGTCACAGTAAGGACCTACCCGAGGCAGCTAACCCGTCAATTGGACTTCCTGGTGGTAGATTGCCCCTCCTCTTATAATGTAATCATTGGAAGGCCTACGCTTAACCAGTGGAAGGTGGCTACGTCCGCCTACTACCTGAAAGTGAAATTCCTAACTAAGGACGGTGTCGGTGAAGTGAAAGGGGATCAGGTCTTAGCTAAGGAATGCTATCAGGCTGTGCTGGCTGCAAAGGGAAACCATACGTGGACAATTGAggaggaaaaagaagacaaattaGAAGCTTTGGAAGCAGTGGAACTCGTTGAAGGTGAGGCGGCCAAGGTGATGAGGATAGGAACAACCTTAGGCCTCGAGATGAGGACAAAACTCATTCAATTCCTCAGGGAAAACCTGGATGTCTTTGCgtggagtcacgaggatatgcccGGTATATCACCTAAAGTCATCCAGCACAAGCTGAATGTGGATCCGGGGAGAAAGCCCATCCAACAAAGACGACGAGTCTTTGCCCTCGAATGGAACCAAGCGATCACTGACGAAGTTAACAAGCTGTTGTAA
- the LOC142628672 gene encoding zinc finger BED domain-containing protein RICESLEEPER 2-like, with translation MARDMHEKFDKYWGDIEKLNLMMFVAIVLDPRYKLRFVNFWFRKWNLGAVAKDMTKNVKRALVRMYEHYCDCDGYSNGQGQDGSSSNNVETIPVQDPHAFVKSIYKMHLAVDSLENKSKVERYLADCVEEDSPNFCILNWWKVNSSKYRLLSKVACDVLVIPLSTVASESAFSTGGLVLDPFRNSLLPNTVEMLICAQNWLRATDVIDLQESMEEVESYEGLELVSKFASQSTITVEEED, from the exons ATGGCAAGGGATATGCATGAGAAATTTGATAAGTATTGGGGGGACATTGAGAAGCTTAATTTGATGATGTTTGTTGCTATTGTACTAGACCCGAGGTACAAGTTGAGGTTTGTAAATTTTTGGTTTCGCAAATGGAATCTAGGAGCAGTGGCAAAGGACATGACAAAAAATGTGAAAAGGGCTCTTGTTCGTATGTATGAGCACTATTGTGACTGTGATGGGTATTCAAATGGGCAAGGTCAAGATGGCTCTTCTTCAAACAATGTTGAGACTATACCTGTGCAAGATCCCCATGCATTTGTGAAATCTATTTATAAGATGCATTTGGCAGTAGATAGTTTGGAAAATAAATCAAAGGTGGAAAGATATTTGGCTGATTGTGTGGAAGAagattctccaaatttttgtattttgaattGGTGGAAGGTGAATTCCTCCAAATATCGACTTCTCTCAAAAGTAGCTTGTGATGTGTTAGTCATTCCTCTCTCTACAGTTGCCTCTGAGTCCGCATTTAGTACTGGAGGTCTTGTGTTGGATCCATTTCGAAACTCTTTGTTGCCTAACACAGTTGAAATGCTTATTTGTGCTCAGAATTGGTTAAGAGCTACTGATGTCATTGATCTTCAAGAATCAATGGAAGAAGTTGAATCCTATGAGGGTCTTGAGTTAG tCTCAAAGTTTGCATCTCAAAGCACCATAACAGTGGAAGAGGAAGATTAG